The segment AGCCGGTATAGTGGCTAGCAAGGCCAGTGTTAAAAAATTAATTATAGGCCATTTTAGCGCCCGATACGATGATTTACAACCTTTATTAGAAGAAGCAAGAGGCCAGTTTAGCAATACAGAAATAGCTGATGAAGGACGCACTTTTGTAATGGAGTAACCAGCCAGGGTATTAACTGCAAAATGAAATACCTATATTTGCCCCACTATTTTATTTATGCAAACATTTACACCCAAGCATTGGCAACAGTATGAGTTATTAGATTGTGGCGATTTTGAAAAACTAGAAAGATTTGGCACCTTAACATTACGCAGGCCGGAACCACAGGCTTTGTGGAGTAAAAAATGGAGTGAGCAGGAGTGGAATAAACTAGCCGATATTACCTTTAAATCTAAAACAAGTCACAATGGCGATTGGATTAAAAAGCAAAAGACCCTGCCCGATAAATGGAAACTAAACTACGCTTTTAAAGACTTAAACTTAAACTTTAATTTATCGCTTACCTCGTTTAAACACGTGGGTATTTTTCCGGAGCAGGCCGCTAACTGGGATTATATTTTTGAAAACTTGAAGAAAGTAAAAGGCGAGCAACCCAGGTTTTTAAATTTGTTTGCATATACGGGTGGAGCAAGCATAGCTGCTAAGGCTGCAGGAGCAGATGTAACCCATGTTGATAGTGTTAAGCAAGTAATAACATGGAGCAAAGAAAATATGGAATCATCTAACCTAACAGATATACGTTGGGTAGTAGAGGATGCGATGAAGTTTGTGAAAAGAGAAGTTAAAAGAGGTAAAACATACCACGGCATTATATTAGATCCACCGGCTTATGGTATAGGAGCTAATGGCGAGCGCTGGCAGTTGGAAAATAGTATTAATGAGTTGTTGGGCGATGTAGCTAAAATACTGGAGCCAAATAATCACTTTTTAATTCTGAATGTATACTCTCTCGGATTGAGTGCTTTGGTGGTTCAGAATTTGATAGAAAACAATTTTAAACAAAATAAAGATTTGAATTTTGGCGAACTATTTCTGCAGGGAAAATCGGGCATTCAGTTGCCTTTAGGTATTGTGGGCAGATATAGTTTGTTATAAATTCTTATAGTTATTCTGTAAATATTTAAATAAAAAAATCCGAAGCTAACACTTCGGATTTTTTTATTTAAAGGCGTTGTCAGTTTATGGTTTTGTAACAATACTTGCATCTATAATAACGGCTGTTTGCGCTAGCGCACGCCCACTAAATGTAGCACCTGTTTTTAGCGTAATGCCGGTCTGTGATAATACTACTCCTTTAAAATGAGCAGTTGTACCTATTACTACTTCGCCAGCCACTTGCCAAAAAATATTTTCAGGTTTAGCACCACCACTTAAGGTAATATTTACCCCTGCACTTACATCAAGGTCACCGGCAATTTGAAATATCCATACATCAGTTGCGCTGCCTGATATAACAAGGTTTGTTGGTACAGTAACGGTGTTTGTCCATTTGTACAAGCCGGGAACCAATGTTTTACCTCCAATATTACCTGTTCCTAATTCAAGGTAATCAGGTATGGAGCGGCCTGCAGCATTGTTGTAAGCCGTGATCATATCATTAACGGCTCCAGTTAAAATATTTGAAGTTGGAACGGCCATATCAGCTGCAAATACTTTTCCAGTAACCTGTGATGAAGTGGCGTAGCCCGTGGCATCTACTAATGAAAAACCAGTTATGTAAGAGGTAGCAGCAGGGCTTAATCCTAAGTCGCCAGTTATAGCTGAAGTAGGGCTATTGTTAATAGCTGTTTTAGCTAGGATAACATAATTCTCGGCTGCACCCAGATAAACGGGTATTAGGCCAACAGAATCATCACCTGTTATAAAATTCCATGAAACACTTGTTTTTAGCGCAACGCTCAGTAATGTTTTAACTCCGGTACTAATGGTAGCTGTGTATACTGTATTCTGTTTTAAAGGTGAAGCGGGTTTAAAGGCAGCGGTTAAATTAGTATAAGTAACCACTCCCACAATTGTATTGTTCCCTTGTTTTAAAGTAAAGGTGGTATTGTTAATAGTGTTTGCGTCCATCGGTTCGCTAAAGCTTACTGTAATGGCTTTATTAATAGGCATATTTGTGGCATTCACTATCGGGCTTCTTGATACTATTGAAAGAGAATCAGATAAGGTAGTAGGTGTTGTACCTTTATCTTTTTGACAGGCAGTAAAAGCAATGGAAGCAATACATGCCAGCATTGTAATTGTTTTTTTAATAATCATTTAGTTTCGGATTTGCAGTTGCGCGATTAGCACATAGACTGAACAGATATTCAGTATGCAAACATGGACTATTAAAAGTGTTAGCTTTTACATTAGGCAAACTAATAGTTACATAAGTCACATGTTTAATACATGTAGCTTATTAAAAGAAGGTGAAATAATTAATTATTAGATAGAATGCAAGAGAGGATAATACTAAGTAGTAAGGACGTGCCTACATTTTGTATTTTTTCTTAATCTGGAAGAAGTAACTTCTGCTTATTTCAAATGGTTTTTCAATGCCTTTTAAATACAATCTTCCTGTATCGTTAGTCCACTTTTCTATTTTTAATACATTTAGTAAGTTAACTATAGTAGAGCGGTGAATTTGAATAAATACATCAGAAGGTAATTTAGCATCCCAGTTTTTGATAGAGTTGTATGTAATGCTCAATTTACCATCGGTCATAAATACTTTGGTATAGTTACCATATGCCTCAATATAGTTGATGTCTTTTATTTTGATAAAGTTCATTTTATTATCAAAATTCAACAATATAATCTGATCAGATTGGAATTTCTCATCAGAGTCCTGGTCTATTTCAGTTTCTTCGGCAATAGTCGATGCGGTAATACGTTCAATGGCTTTGCTGATACGAGAAGCACTTATTGGTTTTAAAATATAATCAACAGCATTTAATTCAAATGCTTTTACAGCAAAGTTTTCGTGAGAGGTTATAAATATAATTTTGGGAGTACAGTTAATTTCTCCCATCAAATCAATGGAGGTGAGCCCGTTTAAATCAATGTCTAATAATAATAAATCAGGTTGAAGCTCATTGATTACATTTTTGGCTTCATCAAAAGTAGAAGCCTCTCCAACTAATTCAATATGCGGAAACTGTTCCAATACTTTTTTCAAAGTAATGCGCATCATTTCTACATCGTCAACTAAAACTGCTCTTATATTTTTCATTATTTACAAAAACCGACCATGAAAATTTTGTTTCACTAAATCAGTGAGCAAAATAACTAATTTTATGTAAATGGTGGTATAATTTATACAAGCGTAAATTAAATTATTTTTTTTAATTCTTGACTCCTTAATTATTAGGGAATTATGTTTTTTAATCTCAGCAGGCATAACAAGCATAATCTATTGGTAAGTTTTAGCTAATAAACTTTACTGTTTAATACCTGATAGCTTTATTGCTTACATGAGATTAGTCAAACAAAAACAGGTGCAATTTTTATAAAGTGCTGATAAATAAAATACTCCGTAAACTTAAAAACTACCGGAAACTTTTTTTATAAAAAAAGTTTCCGGTATAAAAAAAGTTTTTCATATTTGCATCCGAATTAAACGTACCGAAATTGGAAAGCAAAAACAAAATATTAGAAGGAGCTGAAAGCCTGTTTATGAAATATGGCTTTAAAAGCATTACCATGGATGATATTGCTCGCGAATTAGGCATTTCAAAAAAAACATTGTATCAATACTTTGAAGATAAGAATGATTTGGTTAATCAAACCATTCAGGCTCATATTGACAATGATGCTGTTGTATGTAATAGAATAATTGAAGAGGGTTATGACCCTATTGAGTTTATGTTTGAAATGAGCAAGTCTATTACTAAAAATCAACGTAAAGTAAATGTGGCAGTTCTTTTTGATTTACGCAAATACTTTAAGTCTGCTTGGGATAAAATGGAGAAATTCCGCTTAGAGTATATTTTAAAAAACATACTTAGCAATATTTCAAAAGGGCAGGAGTTGGGTTTATACCGAACAGATATTAATGAAGTACTGATAGCCAAATTATATGTACACAATATTGAATTTGTAATGACCCCTGAATTGTACCAGGATATATCAACCGATTTTCATTACATACACCTGGAGTCTTTAAAATATCACTTACGCGGTATTTGTACTGATAAAGGATTGAAAAAATTAAATAAAATAACCGAAACCCAAAATAACAACACAAAATAGAACTATGATTACTAGAATTTATATGCTGATACTGGCAGCATTCTTCAGCATAAATGTGCTTTTGGCTCAGCAAACCGTGGAAGTAAAAAAACTCAGTTTGCGCGAAGCCGTGGAAATGGCAAAAACGAATAACTATACGGTGCGTAACGTAAAATTAGATCAGTTAGCAGCCGAAAAGAAAGTAAATGAAATACTATCAAACGGCTTACCTCAAATTAATGCAAGTGGTAACTTTACAAACAACCTTGTTATCTCATCAAATGCCATCAATTTTGGCGGGCAAACAACCATTATTAAATTTGGTCAGCCTTACACGGTTACCGGTTCCATTACAGCTACCCAATTACTTTTTGACGGAGGCTTTTTTTTAGGTGTAAAAGCAGCTAAGGAATATGTAAACTTAGCTAAAATAGGTGTTAAGTTAAGCAATACCGAAATAGAAGCGGCTATAAACAAACTTTACTTTGCTGCTTTAATAAGTGATGCAGGTATTAAAATGATGGAACGCAACCTTGAATTAATGGGTAAAACTTTGAATGATTTAAAAGAAGTTTACAAAGCAGGATTGAGAGAAAAAATTGATGTAGACAGAATGCAATTGTCATATTCAAATACGAACATTCAGTTGGATAAATTGAGAGACCAATTAACCCTTTCGTACATGGTTTTAAAAATGCAGTTAGGTTTAAAAGTAACCGATAGCATTGCACTAAGCGATAACTTAGAAAAATTATACGGTGAACAAAAAACCTTAGTGGTAGAAAATAAAATAAACTTTTTAAACAGACCGGATTACCAAATGGTAGATCAGCAAATTAAATTGCAGGACTACGATAGAAAACGTTATTTATTAGGTTATGCTCCTTCTTTATCAGCTATGTTCTCTCACCAGCAAAATACTTTTGGAGAGGAATTTAGCCAACTGGGTTCACCATGGTATAACGGAACTTTCTGGGCTTTAAACTTAAACGTTCCTATTTTTGACGGACTACGTAAATCAGCTCAAATACAACAAACTAAAATTAACAAAGCCAAGTTTGAAAACAGCAAAAAGAATTTGGAAAGCACTATTGAAAATGATGTAGAGCAAGCCAGATTAAAGTATGTAAGAGCAGTAGAGCAATTGAGCGTACAAAAGAAAAATGTAGAGTTAGCTGAAGATATCTATAACCAGGCCAATGTTAAATTTACGAATGGTGTAGGTTCAAATTTAGAACTTTCGAGTGCTGAAAATGATATGAAAAACGCGCAAACCAATTACCTGTCATCCATATTTGATTTATTAAGTGCGCAGGTAGATTTAAAAAAGGCACTTGGACAACTAGGAAACTAAAATAAAAACAAACAGAAAAAATATAATAATAATATACAAATGAAAAACGTAAAAGTAATAATTGCTATTTTAACAATCATAACGATAGCCCTAACCTCATGCGGAGGTGCAGATACGATTGAAGCAAAACAAGCGAAGCTTGAAAAATTAAAAGCAGAACAAGCTACTTTAGCTACCAATATTAAAACATTGGAAGACGAAATAAAATCAAGTGGAGCTAAAATTGAAAAACGTGAAAAAATAGTAAACGTAGCAGTGAGCAATGTTGCAACTACAAACTTTAAACATTTTATTGATGTACAAGGTAGAGTAGATGGTGATGAAAATACTACTATTAGTGCTAAAGTACCGGGATTGGTATTAAACGTATTGGTTAAACCGGGTTCAGTGGTTAAAGCCGGTCAGGTTTTGGCTGAGTTAGACGGAAATGCTACTCGCAAACAAATGCAATCAATGGAAACTAACTTAACTTTAGTAACTGATTTGTACAACAAACAAAAAACTTTATGGGAAAAACAAGTAGGTTCTGAAATGCAGTACAAACAAGCTAAAGCCAATAAAGAATCAATGGAGCAACAAATTGCATCGGTACGCGAACAATTGGCTATGTACAAAATTACATCACCGGTTAATGGAACTATTGATATTGTAAACTTAAAAGTAGGACAAACTGCTGCACCCGGACAACCTTATTTTACCATTGTTAACTTTAACAAATTAAAAGTAAAAGCTGATGTGGCTGAAAGTTATGCTAACAAAATTAAAGAAGGAAATGATGTTCAAATTACTTTCCCTGATATTGATAAAAGTATCAATGCTAAAATTACCTATAGCGGAAAAGGCATTAGTGCTTTAAACAGAACTTTTAGTGTTGAAGTGGCATTGCCTAGCGATGAAAGCTATTTGCCAAACATGATTGCTGTAGTAAAAATTATTGATTATGCAAAAAGCGATGTAATTGTAATTCCGGTTAATTGTATTCAAAACGCAGAGGGTGAAAACCACGTATTTGTGGCTGTAAAAGAAGGCGACAGAACCATTGCTAAAAAACGTGCTGTAAAAGTGGGTGTAACATACAACGATAAAGCGGAGATAATTGGTGGTTTAGCAAAAGGTGAGCAATTAATTACCGAAGGTTATAGCGACTTAAACGATGGCGAGTTAATTAAATTTTAGTTAGTAGAATTTAGAGTATAAATTATCACAACTGCTTGATGTAAGTATCTTTTGTAAGACAATTTATTGAAAGCTAAAAGCAAAAAATATGCTAGATAAAATAAAAGAATTTAAGCCCTCGAGCTGGGCTATAGATAACAAGACAAGTATTTATATTATGACCATTATTATAACCTTAGCCGGTTTAATGAGTTATAATAGCTTGCCAAAAGAACAATTTCCGGAGGTAGTATTTCCGCAAATTATAGTAAGTACTGTTCAGGCGGGAACATCGCCTAAGGACATGGAGAATATTGTAACCAAACATTTAGAAAAGAGTTTAAAATCTATTTCGGGTGTTAAAAAAATTACAAGTAATACCATTCAGAATATTAGTTTAATTACTGTTGAGTTTAATACTGATGTGCAAATACCTGTAGCTAAGCAAAGGGTAAAAGATCAGGTGGATAAAGCACGTAAGGATTTACCTCAGGTGCTTACCAGCGAGCCTTCGGTAATGGAAATTGACGTATCGCAAATGCCTATTATGTTTGTGCATCTGTCAGGCGATTATCCTTTAGACAAGTTAAAGTCGTATGCAGAAGATTTACAAGACAGGATTGAAGGTTTAAAAGAAATTACCCGTGCTGATATAGTTGGTGCATTGGATAGAGAGGTTCAGGTTAACCTTGATATGTACAAAATGCAATCGGCTGATGTAACTATGTACGATGTAATGCAAGCCATAGGAAACGAAAACGTAACTATTAGTGGTGGTACGGTTAAAATGGATGGTTTATTGCGTGAGATTAACGTAATAGGTCAGTATGCAGATGCTAAAAAAATAGCTGATATAACTATTCGTTCAGGTAGCGGAGCTATTGTTTACTTACGCGATATTGCTGAGGTAAAAGATGGCTTTAAAGAGCAGGAAAGTTTTGCCCGTTTAGAGCATAAAAATGTAATTACCTTAAACATTGTTAAAAAGAGTGGTCAAAACTTAATTGACGCAAGTGATAAAATAAGGAAACTAACTGAGGAGTTAAAAGAAAGTCATTTCCCTGATGGTTTAAAAATTACTATAACCGGTGACCAGTCAGACAAAACACGTGTTACTTTACATGATTTGATTAATACCATTGTTATTGGTTTTATATTGGTAACAGTAATCTTAATGTTTTTTATGGGTGCTACCAATGCCTTGTTTGTGGCTATGTCAGTACCTTTATCAATGGCGGTTGCGTTTTTAGTATTGCCTAGTTTAGGGTTTACTTTAAACATGATTGTATTGTTTGCTTTCTTACTGGCGTTGGGTATTGTGGTGGATGATGCCATTGTGGTAATTGAAAACACGCATCGTATTTTTGAAAATGGGAAGGTCCCTATTAAAAAAGCGGCTAAGCTAGCCGCAGGCGAGGTATTTCTGCCCGTACTTTCGGGTACCTTAACTACTTTAGCACCATTTATTCCTTTGGCATTCTGGCAAGGCGTAATTGGTAAGTTTATGTTCTTTTTACCGGTAACCTTAATTATAACTTTATTGGCTTCGTTAGTGGTAGCTTATATTATTAACCCGGTATTTGCGGTTGGTTTTATGAAAACACATGAAGAGGAAGAAGCACAACGTAAAAATACCAAAGGCTTTAAAATTACTTCGGTTGTATTTGGTGTAATAGTATTGCTTTCTTACCTATCGGGTAACTTTGGTATGGGTAATTTTATACTTACTCTTTATGGTTTGTATTGCTTAAATCGTTTTGTGTTGTACAAAACCATTGGCACATTCCAAAACAAAACATGGCCAGCTATACAAGAAAAATACCGTAGATTAATTACCTGGTGTTTGGCCGGAAGCCGTCCGATTTGGATTTTAGTAGGCACTATTGGTTTATTATTCTTTAGCTTCTTCTTGGTTTCAGTTCGTACACCTAAAATAGTTTTCTTCCCTCAGGCATCACCTAATTTTGTGTATACTTATATTCAAATGCCAATAGGTACTAACCAAGTAAAAACAGATTCGATTACTAAATTAGTAGAAGAAAGAATTTACAAAGAAATAGGCGATAGCAATAAAATAGTAGAGTCAGTTATTTCTAACGTAGCTATTGGTGCAGGCGATCCAAGTCAGTTTGAAGCAGGAGCTCAATCGCACTTAGGTAAAGTAACTGTTGCTTTTGTGGAGTTTGGAAAACGTGATGGAGTGGAAACATTGGATTATTTAGATAGAATAAGGAATGCAGTGAAAAATATTCCGGGTGCTCAAATAACGGTAGAGCAAGAACAAGGTGGACCTCCAACAGGTAAAGCCGTTAATATAGAAATTATTGGTGATGACTTTAATGAGTTAACCGGTGTTTCTAAAAGTTTGAAACGTTACTTAGATTCGTTGCAAATTCCGGGAGTAGAGGAGTTGAAATCAGATTTGATTACCAACAAGCCTGAAATTTTAATTGAAATAGACAGAGAGCGTGCTAACCGCGAAGGCATTACTTCAGCGCAAATTGGTCAGGCTTTACGTGGTGCTATCTTTGGTATCGAAGTATCGAAATTTAAAGATGCAAACGATGATTACCCTATTCAGGTGCGCTATAACGAAAGCCAACGTAACAATATTGATGCTTTGATGAACTTAAAAATTACTTACCGCGATATGAATATGGGTGGACAGTTACGTTCGGTTCCATTATCATCGGTTGCTAAGTTAAAATACAGTCAAACTTATGGTGGTATTAAACGTAAAAATCAAAAACGTATGGTTACTTTAGGTTCAAATGTATTGACCGGATTTAATGCAAATGAGGTAGTAGCGATGGTGAAAAAAGCGGTAGCAAAATACGACTTACCTGCTACAGTAACGGTGGATATGACAGGTGAGCAAGAACAACAAGCGGAAACTGGTTCGTTCTTAGTAAATGCCATGATGGTTTCATTAGGATTGATTTTCTTGATTTTGGTTACTCAATTTAATTCAATTTCAAAACCGGTTATTATACTAAGTGAAATAATTTTTAGTATTATTGGAGTGTTATTAGGATTCTCAATCTTTAAAATGGATATGTCTATTCTAATGACTGGTATTGGTATTGTGGCGCTGGCGGGTATTGTGGTGCGGAATGGAATACTCTTGGTAGAGTTTACCGAAATACTGATAGAAAACGGAATGGAAACAAAAGAAGCTATTATAGAAGCTGGTAAAACGCGTATGACTCCGGTTATACTAACAGCATCAGCAACTATGTTAGGTTTAATTCCGTTAGCGGTAGGTTTAAATATTGACTTCGTGACTTTATTTACTCATGGCAATCCGCATATCTTCTTTGGTGGTGATAGTGTTGCCTTCTGGGGACCATTATCTTGGACAATGATTTTTGGATTATTGTTCGCCACGCTCTTAACTTTAATATTAGTACCTGTCATGTTATTGCTCTCAGAATCAATCAAAAAAAGATTTTTTCCGAAAAGAGCAAACAAACACACACATGATGCGTTATAATATACAATATTACACTTTGGGGTAGAGGTGTAATTGTTTCATAGGCTAAAACGAGGTCTCCCGCAAGGGAGCCTCGTTTTTTTATTTATACTATGTTGTTGGATTAAAAGTGTGGGTGCTAAATTTAAATCTTAGCTCGCTCAATAAAGGTGTAGAATTCATCTTTACGTTCCCTAGCCAAATGCACAATGTCTCCATTTTCCATTAATACATGCCCGCCATCTTGTTTTACCACTTCCTTTATATAATCTATATTAATAAGGAAACTGCGGTGCGTTCTGAAGAAAGTATTTGTTTGGGTGAGTGAAGGTTCAAAGTCTTTTACCTTTTTGCTGATAAAATACTTGGTTCCGTCCTGCATAAATATATGCGTATAACTACCATCAGCCTTTAAGTATACAATATCCTTTACGGCTACAAAAACCAACCCGTGCGACATAGGCAACGCAATTTTTTTAACATGATTTTCCTCCAGGTTCTCCTTTAAGGTTTCCACCTTTTGAGTCATTTGCGAATTACCCCTGTACTTGGTTACTTTTTTTACCGCATCAATCAGCTTTTCAATTTGTATAGGCTTTAATAAATAATCGATAGCCGAAACCTGAAAAGCTTGCAAAGCATACTCACTATAAGCAGTGGTAAATATAACCGAGAACTGAATATCGTCAAAAAAATCGAGTAGCTGAAAACCTGTATAGCCGGGCATTTCAATATCTAAAAAAACAATTTCGGGCTTGTGTTTATTAATGGCTTTTATACCACTCAGCACATCTTCGGCCGACTCAAGCACTTCTATTTCCGGGCAATGTTCAGCAATAAGCGTTTCCATAATACGTCTTGCCTTTGCCTCGTCATCAATAATGATAGCGCTATACTTTTTTGTTGCCATGTCGTCAGCGCAAGTTAAATATTCTTCGTTATTACTCAATGTTTTTGCTAATTACCTGCAAGGTTATAGCAATTAAATAAATATACAGGTTGCTTTCTACCAAAGGTAGGTTTCAGTTCATAAACCTAAACAGACGCACCTTTCCATACATGAATGGTAAAAAAGCTTCACTTATAAATTAATAGCTGCTGTTCATGAATTGCAGCAAGCAAAGCTTATAGCAGGAGTTGAATTTTGGCTCATGAAATCTGTTTATTTTATGAAAACTAAAATTATTATCAATTTACTGTTTGTGCTGTTTGCTTTTAAAGCAGTGGCCCAACAGCCGCAGTTTGTGTGGCAAAAACGAATGGGCTCTGAGAGTGCTAATGAAAATACAGGCAGGGTAAGTACCGACTCTTTGGGCAATGCTTATACTACAGGAACATTCATCACGTCATCAAGTTATTTGTATTATCCTGATTTGCCTAGTACTACTCCGCAATTTGCTTCTGGTATATCATTAAGTAATTATAGTAACGATGCCTATGTAATGAAGTATAGTAAGGATGCGGCCTACCAATGGCTTACACCATACCATTATAACTTAACCGAAACAGGCACGCACATACACACCGCTGCCGATGGTATTAATTATACCACAGGTTTACATAACAACAGTGCGCAACATTATTTTGCCAAGTACAGCACCACCGGTACTTTAACTTGGCGCAGGTCATTAGACGGAACAACAGGTGGCTCGCAAATACCCGGAGGCATTATAGAAGATGCTAACAGAAATGTTTTTGGTGCAGGAGCTTTTTCAGGTACGCATGTATATCAGGTTTCGCCAGCTATTAACTTAGTTTCTGCCGGGGCTACCGATGCTTATTTAGTAAGTTATACAGCCACCGGAACCCACAGATGGGCTAAACGATTTGGAGGCACGGGAACAGAAGTAGTAAAAGCACTGGCATACGATGGTGGTCAGTTTATATACGTAGCCGGTGAGTTTCAAGGGGCGGTTGATTTTAACCCCGATGCAGGTGTATTTACTTTAACAGGTGCAACAGGTACTGCTAAAGATTTTTTTGTAGCTAAGTTTGATACTGCAGGTAATTTTATTACAGCCTTTCAACTAATAACGGGTGTTAACAGCATGACCGATTTAACACTGGATGCTGCAGGCAATATGTATATAGTAGGTAGTTACTCACAGGTTATTGATTTTGATGCAAGCGCTGCTACTTATACTTTATCGTCAGTTAATACCAGTAACGATGCTTTTGTTTTAAAGGTAAGCAATAGCGGAAACTTTATATGGGTACGCGACTTTGGAGGCATGGGTGCTGATGAAATAAGCGATATAACTTTAGATAACTCGGCAAACATATATGTAGGCGGTAAGTTTAGTTCAGCTACTTTAACTTATGGTAGCAATACTTTAAACAATAGTGGCACTTTAAATACGCTAAGCGATGGTTTCTTTTCCATGTTAGACTCATCGGGTACCGTTAAATGGTGCTATAAAATAGGTGCTGCTGCCAATAACGATGCCATAACAGGTATTGCCCTTGATAAGCAAAGAAACTTATACCTAACAGGAACTTATATTGGTGCAGTAAACTTTAATGTTTTAGGTGGCAATGGTCAGGTTTTCTCTACCCAATCTAATACAATAAGCGATGCGTTTTTAGTAAAGTACAGTACCGAGTGCCCTAAATTGATAGCCCCCGTTGGCAGTACAGGCGCATGTATGGGAAGCACCTTACATTTAAACCCTGTATTAGGTGCGGACAATTATACTTACCAATGGTATAACAATGGCTTAAGCTTAAGTAACAACACCAAGT is part of the Bacteroidota bacterium genome and harbors:
- a CDS encoding LytTR family DNA-binding domain-containing protein, giving the protein MSNNEEYLTCADDMATKKYSAIIIDDEAKARRIMETLIAEHCPEIEVLESAEDVLSGIKAINKHKPEIVFLDIEMPGYTGFQLLDFFDDIQFSVIFTTAYSEYALQAFQVSAIDYLLKPIQIEKLIDAVKKVTKYRGNSQMTQKVETLKENLEENHVKKIALPMSHGLVFVAVKDIVYLKADGSYTHIFMQDGTKYFISKKVKDFEPSLTQTNTFFRTHRSFLINIDYIKEVVKQDGGHVLMENGDIVHLARERKDEFYTFIERAKI
- a CDS encoding efflux RND transporter permease subunit, whose translation is MLDKIKEFKPSSWAIDNKTSIYIMTIIITLAGLMSYNSLPKEQFPEVVFPQIIVSTVQAGTSPKDMENIVTKHLEKSLKSISGVKKITSNTIQNISLITVEFNTDVQIPVAKQRVKDQVDKARKDLPQVLTSEPSVMEIDVSQMPIMFVHLSGDYPLDKLKSYAEDLQDRIEGLKEITRADIVGALDREVQVNLDMYKMQSADVTMYDVMQAIGNENVTISGGTVKMDGLLREINVIGQYADAKKIADITIRSGSGAIVYLRDIAEVKDGFKEQESFARLEHKNVITLNIVKKSGQNLIDASDKIRKLTEELKESHFPDGLKITITGDQSDKTRVTLHDLINTIVIGFILVTVILMFFMGATNALFVAMSVPLSMAVAFLVLPSLGFTLNMIVLFAFLLALGIVVDDAIVVIENTHRIFENGKVPIKKAAKLAAGEVFLPVLSGTLTTLAPFIPLAFWQGVIGKFMFFLPVTLIITLLASLVVAYIINPVFAVGFMKTHEEEEAQRKNTKGFKITSVVFGVIVLLSYLSGNFGMGNFILTLYGLYCLNRFVLYKTIGTFQNKTWPAIQEKYRRLITWCLAGSRPIWILVGTIGLLFFSFFLVSVRTPKIVFFPQASPNFVYTYIQMPIGTNQVKTDSITKLVEERIYKEIGDSNKIVESVISNVAIGAGDPSQFEAGAQSHLGKVTVAFVEFGKRDGVETLDYLDRIRNAVKNIPGAQITVEQEQGGPPTGKAVNIEIIGDDFNELTGVSKSLKRYLDSLQIPGVEELKSDLITNKPEILIEIDRERANREGITSAQIGQALRGAIFGIEVSKFKDANDDYPIQVRYNESQRNNIDALMNLKITYRDMNMGGQLRSVPLSSVAKLKYSQTYGGIKRKNQKRMVTLGSNVLTGFNANEVVAMVKKAVAKYDLPATVTVDMTGEQEQQAETGSFLVNAMMVSLGLIFLILVTQFNSISKPVIILSEIIFSIIGVLLGFSIFKMDMSILMTGIGIVALAGIVVRNGILLVEFTEILIENGMETKEAIIEAGKTRMTPVILTASATMLGLIPLAVGLNIDFVTLFTHGNPHIFFGGDSVAFWGPLSWTMIFGLLFATLLTLILVPVMLLLSESIKKRFFPKRANKHTHDAL